Proteins from a single region of Gordonia hongkongensis:
- a CDS encoding NmrA/HSCARG family protein, giving the protein MADSSPVVVVGATGGQGGAVLDALLEAGFPVRAVVRDAVSSKAARLADRGVELAVGDIVSGSGLTEAFTGSAGVFALTTPFESGVEAEIGQGRALIEAATSASIPYLVFSSVASADRQTGVPHFDSKFEVEQMLAATEIPHTIVGPAYFFDNLLGGADALAAGVMPIAMPADKPLQQLSRRDLGRLVATLFAAPDVHVGQRIDLASDQPTPEEMARIIGDVLGTTVTAESYDPERIESEDMRAMFTFLGDRGYEVDIPTLHRRFPDVGWQSFATWAAEALRR; this is encoded by the coding sequence ATGGCCGATTCCTCTCCTGTCGTTGTCGTCGGAGCCACCGGAGGGCAGGGCGGCGCTGTGCTCGACGCGCTGCTCGAGGCCGGTTTCCCGGTCCGCGCCGTTGTGCGGGACGCGGTGTCGAGCAAGGCGGCACGCCTGGCCGACCGAGGCGTCGAACTCGCCGTCGGGGACATCGTGAGCGGGTCGGGTCTCACCGAGGCATTCACCGGGTCCGCGGGCGTGTTCGCGCTCACCACCCCGTTCGAATCCGGCGTCGAGGCCGAGATCGGTCAGGGTCGTGCGCTGATCGAAGCCGCCACGTCCGCGTCGATCCCGTACCTCGTGTTCTCCTCGGTGGCCTCGGCCGATCGTCAGACCGGCGTGCCGCATTTCGATTCCAAGTTCGAGGTCGAGCAGATGCTCGCAGCCACCGAGATCCCGCACACGATCGTCGGCCCGGCCTACTTCTTCGACAACCTGCTCGGCGGAGCCGACGCGCTCGCGGCGGGCGTGATGCCGATCGCGATGCCCGCGGACAAGCCGCTGCAACAACTCTCGCGGCGCGACCTCGGCCGACTCGTCGCCACTCTGTTCGCCGCCCCGGACGTCCACGTCGGCCAGCGCATCGACCTCGCGTCCGATCAGCCGACGCCCGAGGAGATGGCGCGCATCATCGGCGACGTTCTCGGCACCACGGTCACGGCGGAGTCCTACGATCCCGAACGTATCGAGTCCGAGGACATGCGGGCGATGTTCACGTTCCTCGGCGACCGCGGGTACGAGGTCGACATCCCGACGCTGCACCGCCGGTTCCCTGATGTGGGCTGGCAGAGTTTCGCGACCTGGGCGGCCGAGGCGCTGCGCCGCTGA
- a CDS encoding DNA polymerase domain-containing protein, translated as MASRSPAEELDVDGVAVRMSNPDKIYFPELGENGGRKRDLVGYYRTVALGDTGGRADDSGDGPLMRATRDRPTFLQRFPDGVEGEEIYQKHIAKKRPEHVQSTPIVFPSKRTGDAIRPTVPADLVWGANLGTVTFHTWPTLHPDNDHPDQLRIDLDPQPGTTFEDVRRVAIEGLKPLLDELGFTGFVKTSGGRGVHVYVPIEPLWDFIATRRCVIAIARELERRDPDAVTTSWWKEERGERIFIDYNQNARDRTMASPYSVRRSARARVSTPVTWDELADVDPDDCTIATVPKLLEDRGDPWADIADHRRGVEKLLEMVQAHDAKGLGDMPYPPSYPKMPGEPPRVQPSKKVAEHWDEKGNRRSDG; from the coding sequence ATGGCATCTCGTTCGCCCGCCGAGGAACTCGACGTCGACGGGGTCGCCGTCCGGATGAGCAACCCGGACAAGATCTACTTCCCCGAACTCGGCGAGAACGGCGGCCGCAAGCGCGATCTCGTCGGGTACTACCGCACCGTCGCACTCGGCGACACGGGTGGCAGGGCCGACGACAGCGGCGACGGACCGCTGATGCGCGCCACCCGCGACCGCCCGACCTTTCTGCAGCGCTTCCCCGACGGCGTCGAGGGCGAGGAGATCTACCAGAAGCACATCGCGAAGAAGCGGCCCGAGCATGTGCAGTCCACCCCGATCGTGTTCCCCTCCAAACGAACCGGCGACGCGATCCGTCCCACGGTGCCGGCTGATCTCGTGTGGGGCGCGAACCTGGGGACCGTCACCTTCCATACCTGGCCGACCCTCCACCCCGACAACGACCATCCCGATCAGCTTCGCATCGACCTCGATCCGCAACCCGGCACGACGTTCGAGGATGTCCGGCGTGTGGCGATCGAGGGGCTCAAGCCCCTGCTCGACGAACTGGGCTTCACCGGTTTCGTGAAGACCTCGGGCGGTCGGGGAGTACACGTGTACGTGCCCATCGAACCGCTGTGGGACTTCATCGCGACCCGACGCTGCGTCATCGCGATCGCCCGGGAACTCGAACGCCGCGACCCGGACGCGGTCACCACATCGTGGTGGAAAGAAGAACGCGGAGAACGGATCTTCATCGATTACAACCAGAACGCCCGCGACCGCACCATGGCGTCCCCGTACTCCGTTCGACGCAGCGCCCGCGCCCGGGTGTCGACGCCGGTGACGTGGGACGAACTCGCCGACGTCGATCCGGACGACTGCACCATCGCGACCGTCCCGAAGCTCCTGGAAGATCGCGGCGACCCATGGGCCGACATCGCCGACCACCGGCGCGGCGTCGAGAAACTGCTGGAGATGGTGCAGGCCCATGACGCAAAGGGACTGGGCGACATGCCTTATCCGCCCAGCTATCCCAAGATGCCGGGCGAGCCGCCGCGCGTACAGCCGAGCAAGAAGGTCGCCGAGCACTGGGATGAGAAGGGCAACCGACGCTCCGACGGCTGA
- a CDS encoding hemolysin family protein, protein MLTLLGIGLGILVVFLITALTGYFVAQEFGYMAVDRSRLKARAETGDAAANRALAVTRRTSFMLSGAQLGITVTGLLVGYVAEPLIGSGVGELLGGVGIPVGVGVAIGTIIAIIFSTVVQMVFGELFPKNLAIARPEPVARWLARSTTIYLAVFGWLIALFDKSSNLLLRALRIEPVHDVEHSASVRDLEHIVAESRDAGDLPDELSVLLDRVLEFPTRTAEHAMIPRPNTDHVDADLAAGEVLTLMSTGHTRYPVLAGGDDEVRGVIHLQDLLEWSYALKKQPPQADSSATAVDLCRPAVVVPSTLPLPEVLETLADAHDEMAVVIDEYGGFAGVVTAEDIAEELVGEIDDEHDSEATVAIEESPEGWRVRGDAHVDEVSRTVGWDLPEGDYETMAGLVIAEFVGLPEVGDTVTIEIDPDPSTLLEDDEAPPRTVRATVLEVDKRVPALLSMSVAHNDNNPGEKSPDDKNRGEKKNPAENGEESDNG, encoded by the coding sequence ATGCTGACCCTCCTCGGAATCGGACTCGGAATCCTGGTGGTCTTCCTGATCACCGCCCTCACCGGTTACTTCGTGGCCCAGGAATTCGGCTACATGGCGGTCGACCGGTCCCGCCTCAAAGCCCGTGCCGAGACCGGTGACGCCGCCGCGAATCGCGCGCTCGCGGTCACCCGCCGCACGTCCTTCATGCTCTCCGGCGCCCAGCTGGGCATCACTGTCACCGGCCTTCTCGTCGGCTACGTGGCCGAACCCCTGATCGGTTCCGGCGTCGGCGAGCTGCTCGGCGGCGTGGGTATCCCGGTGGGCGTGGGTGTCGCGATCGGCACGATCATCGCGATCATCTTCTCCACCGTCGTGCAGATGGTCTTCGGTGAGCTGTTCCCAAAGAACCTCGCCATCGCCCGGCCCGAGCCGGTCGCACGGTGGCTCGCCCGTTCGACGACGATCTACCTGGCCGTATTCGGTTGGCTCATCGCATTGTTCGACAAGTCGTCGAACCTGCTGCTGCGAGCGCTGCGCATCGAGCCCGTGCACGACGTCGAGCATTCGGCGTCGGTGCGCGACCTCGAGCACATCGTCGCCGAGTCCCGCGACGCGGGTGACCTGCCCGACGAGCTGTCCGTCCTGCTCGACCGTGTGCTCGAATTCCCCACGCGCACCGCAGAACACGCGATGATCCCGCGACCGAACACCGATCATGTCGACGCCGATCTGGCGGCGGGTGAGGTGCTGACACTGATGAGCACCGGCCACACGCGGTACCCCGTGCTGGCCGGCGGTGACGACGAGGTACGCGGCGTGATCCACCTCCAGGACCTCCTGGAGTGGAGCTACGCGCTGAAAAAACAACCGCCGCAGGCTGATTCGTCGGCCACCGCGGTCGACCTGTGTCGTCCCGCAGTGGTGGTGCCCTCGACACTCCCGCTGCCCGAGGTGTTGGAGACCCTCGCGGACGCACACGACGAGATGGCGGTGGTCATCGACGAATACGGCGGCTTCGCCGGGGTCGTGACCGCCGAGGACATCGCCGAGGAACTGGTCGGCGAGATCGACGACGAACACGACTCCGAGGCGACCGTCGCGATCGAGGAGAGCCCCGAGGGATGGCGCGTGCGGGGTGACGCACACGTCGACGAGGTCTCCCGGACGGTCGGCTGGGACCTCCCCGAAGGCGACTACGAGACGATGGCCGGACTGGTGATCGCCGAATTCGTCGGACTCCCGGAGGTCGGGGACACGGTGACGATCGAGATCGATCCCGATCCGTCGACCCTGCTCGAAGACGACGAGGCGCCACCCCGCACCGTGCGGGCCACGGTGCTGGAAGTCGACAAGCGCGTCCCCGCTCTGCTGTCGATGAGCGTGGCACACAACGACAACAACCCGGGCGAGAAGAGCCCGGACGACAAGAACCGGGGCGAGAAGAAGAACCCGGCCGAGAACGGAGAGGAGAGCGACAATGGATAA
- a CDS encoding class II aldolase/adducin family protein, with protein sequence MSDPSIRDEVAAAARRLAAEGLLIGTSGNVSARAGDHVAITGTGVVLANCAATDVTVVSLAGDVVDGPIAPSSELDLHLRVYEETGTQAIVHTHAPFGTAVACVSGLTSLPVLHYQQLGLGGAIPVAPYATFGSPELAGIVADALVDTQVALMANHGSVARGSSLAHAVENALLLEWLATLFHRTSSMGRPRELTEDQQQSTVAQAIRLDYGTPKENRT encoded by the coding sequence ATGAGCGACCCGTCGATACGCGACGAGGTCGCCGCAGCCGCTCGACGGCTGGCGGCCGAAGGTCTGCTGATCGGCACCTCCGGCAACGTGTCGGCGCGTGCGGGCGATCACGTCGCGATCACCGGAACCGGGGTCGTGCTCGCGAACTGTGCCGCGACCGACGTGACGGTGGTGTCCCTTGCCGGCGACGTCGTCGACGGGCCGATCGCGCCGTCGTCCGAGCTGGACCTGCACCTCCGCGTCTACGAGGAAACCGGCACACAGGCGATCGTCCACACCCACGCACCCTTCGGGACCGCGGTCGCCTGCGTCAGCGGACTGACCTCGTTACCGGTGCTGCACTACCAGCAACTCGGCCTCGGCGGTGCCATCCCGGTCGCGCCGTACGCCACGTTCGGGAGCCCGGAGCTCGCCGGGATCGTCGCCGACGCGCTGGTCGACACCCAGGTCGCGCTGATGGCGAACCACGGTTCGGTGGCACGCGGCTCCAGCCTGGCCCACGCGGTGGAGAACGCCCTGCTGCTGGAGTGGCTCGCGACCCTCTTTCACCGGACCAGCAGCATGGGCCGGCCTCGCGAACTCACCGAGGACCAACAGCAGTCCACTGTCGCCCAGGCGATCCGGCTGGACTACGGGACACCCAAGGAGAACCGGACGTGA
- a CDS encoding aminotransferase class I/II-fold pyridoxal phosphate-dependent enzyme, whose amino-acid sequence MNFHSMSADQLRNTQTELTKQYEALRALGLKLDLTRGKPAPEQLDLSNGLLSLPGDEYRDGAGTDTRNYGGLNGLPELRGIFGELLAVDPDNLLALGNSSLEIMHDLTVFGLLHGTVDSDEPWGRQTIKFLCPSPGYDRHFAITESFGIEMIPVPMLPDGPDVRVCAELVAADPSIKGMWAVPTYSNPTGVTFSEEVTRGLLEMPAAPDFRIYWDNAYVVHTLVETPPTPLPILEMAAQAGHPNRVYVLGSTSKITFAGAGVSFFGSSPENLAWFSKYLSLKTIGPDKVNQLRHLKFFGDADGVRAHMARHREILAPKFKLVLDILEDRLTESKVASWSEPEGGYFISLDVVDGAARRTIELAKEAGIALTAAGSAFPYKTDPHDQNIRLAPTFPNTDDLRAAMDGVSTCVLLAAAENLLARSS is encoded by the coding sequence TTGAATTTTCACTCGATGAGTGCCGACCAACTCCGGAACACCCAGACGGAACTGACCAAGCAATACGAGGCGCTGCGCGCGCTGGGTCTCAAGCTCGACCTCACCCGCGGCAAGCCGGCCCCCGAGCAGCTCGATCTCTCGAACGGTCTCCTGTCGCTGCCCGGTGACGAGTATCGAGACGGCGCGGGCACCGACACCCGCAACTACGGCGGACTCAACGGACTGCCCGAGTTGCGCGGCATCTTCGGGGAACTCCTCGCCGTCGACCCCGACAACCTCCTCGCGCTCGGCAACTCGAGCCTCGAGATCATGCACGACCTCACGGTCTTCGGGCTGTTGCACGGCACCGTCGACTCCGACGAGCCGTGGGGACGTCAGACGATCAAGTTCCTGTGCCCGTCGCCCGGTTATGACCGCCACTTCGCGATCACCGAGAGCTTCGGCATCGAGATGATCCCGGTGCCGATGCTGCCCGACGGCCCCGACGTGCGGGTGTGCGCCGAACTCGTCGCCGCCGACCCGAGCATCAAGGGCATGTGGGCGGTGCCCACCTACTCGAACCCGACCGGCGTCACCTTCTCCGAGGAAGTGACCCGCGGACTGCTCGAGATGCCCGCGGCGCCGGACTTCCGGATCTACTGGGACAACGCCTACGTCGTCCACACGCTGGTGGAGACCCCGCCGACGCCGCTGCCGATCCTGGAGATGGCGGCGCAGGCCGGGCACCCGAACCGCGTGTACGTCCTCGGCTCGACGTCGAAGATCACCTTCGCCGGCGCCGGCGTCTCGTTCTTCGGGTCGTCGCCGGAGAATCTGGCCTGGTTCAGCAAGTACCTGTCGCTGAAGACCATCGGACCCGACAAGGTCAATCAGCTGCGTCACCTCAAGTTCTTCGGCGATGCCGACGGTGTGCGGGCGCACATGGCCCGCCACCGGGAGATCCTCGCTCCGAAATTCAAGCTCGTGCTCGACATCCTCGAGGACCGGCTCACGGAGTCGAAGGTGGCGTCGTGGTCGGAGCCGGAGGGCGGCTACTTCATCAGCCTCGACGTCGTCGACGGCGCGGCCCGACGCACCATCGAGCTGGCCAAAGAAGCCGGTATCGCGCTCACCGCCGCCGGATCGGCGTTCCCGTACAAGACCGATCCGCACGATCAGAACATCCGACTCGCACCGACGTTCCCGAACACCGACGACCTGCGGGCTGCGATGGACGGGGTGTCCACGTGCGTGCTGCTGGCCGCGGCGGAGAACCTGCTCGCCCGCTCCAGCTGA
- a CDS encoding hemolysin family protein — translation MDNPWVVAAVTVGLIASSAFFVAVEFALIAARRHRLEDAAATSGSARAALRSASELSVLLAGSQLGITVCTLALGSVTKPAVHYWLTPLFAGWGLPYWSADVIGFVLALVIVTFLHLVVGEMAPKSWAIAHPEKSAIMLAIPMRAFMWVTRPFIVQLNHLANWCLKRVGVEPVDQVATGQDSDALRHLVEHSATVGTLDERYHAHLTSALELESLTVGDVVTPNDHLAVVGPAADADEIQTAGRTSGHLRLLVRDDASGAPVRGVVHVRDSLTASPGTTAADLMRPVLSVESAQPVYETLTAMREQRAHLALVTDGGRAVGLITINDVLQRLLATTA, via the coding sequence ATGGATAACCCGTGGGTCGTCGCGGCCGTCACCGTGGGCCTGATCGCGTCCAGCGCCTTCTTCGTCGCGGTCGAGTTCGCCCTCATCGCCGCGCGTCGGCACCGGCTCGAAGACGCGGCTGCGACCAGCGGCAGCGCCCGCGCAGCACTGCGCAGCGCATCGGAACTGTCGGTGTTGCTCGCCGGATCGCAGCTCGGCATCACGGTGTGCACGCTGGCACTGGGTTCGGTCACGAAACCCGCTGTGCACTACTGGCTCACGCCGCTGTTCGCCGGCTGGGGCCTGCCGTACTGGTCGGCCGACGTGATCGGCTTCGTCCTCGCCCTCGTCATCGTGACGTTCCTGCACCTCGTCGTCGGTGAGATGGCGCCGAAGTCGTGGGCCATCGCCCACCCCGAGAAGTCGGCGATCATGCTCGCGATCCCGATGCGCGCCTTCATGTGGGTGACCCGTCCGTTCATCGTCCAGCTCAACCACCTCGCCAACTGGTGCCTCAAGCGTGTCGGCGTCGAACCGGTGGACCAGGTCGCGACCGGGCAGGACAGCGACGCCCTCCGCCACCTGGTGGAGCACTCGGCCACCGTGGGCACACTCGACGAGCGGTACCACGCCCACCTGACGAGTGCTCTGGAACTGGAGTCGTTGACCGTCGGCGACGTCGTGACCCCCAACGACCATCTGGCCGTGGTCGGTCCGGCCGCGGACGCCGATGAGATCCAGACGGCCGGCCGGACCTCGGGCCACCTGCGGCTGCTGGTGCGCGACGATGCGTCCGGGGCGCCGGTCCGCGGTGTCGTGCACGTGCGCGACAGCCTGACCGCGTCGCCCGGCACCACGGCGGCCGATCTCATGCGCCCGGTCCTGAGCGTCGAGTCGGCGCAGCCGGTGTACGAGACGCTCACCGCCATGCGGGAACAGCGCGCCCACCTCGCGCTCGTCACCGATGGGGGCCGCGCGGTCGGACTCATCACCATCAACGACGTGCTCCAGCGGTTGCTGGCGACCACGGCGTAG
- a CDS encoding carbohydrate kinase family protein, which produces MTPSPRLEPPTIATVGVHVLDIHVVGIESIPAGSDGALVQSIGFSAAGTAGGTALVLSRLGATVRTHGAIGDDTIGRSLTALLDAEGVDTGGLVPKPGVQTSSSVIPVRPNGDRPAWHCIGANAQFTPDDLGADALTGLDHLHLGGPEFLGGAVAAELLGRARDRGITTSADLLSAGDPGLLEWIADALPHLDYLLPNDEQTRGLTGTDDLTYGARALLDRGVGCVALTRGADGALVVTGDDVVAVPAFEVDVVDTTGCGDSFSAGFLTGRLRGLGLADSAELGCAVAAHVAQGIGTGANSYDLAAIESFRQSRAAG; this is translated from the coding sequence GTGACACCCTCACCGCGGCTCGAACCGCCGACGATCGCAACCGTGGGCGTCCATGTGCTGGACATCCACGTCGTCGGGATCGAGTCCATCCCGGCGGGGTCCGACGGCGCGCTCGTCCAGTCCATCGGTTTCTCCGCCGCCGGTACCGCGGGCGGAACCGCGCTCGTCCTCAGTCGGCTGGGCGCCACGGTCCGGACCCACGGAGCGATCGGCGACGACACGATCGGGCGTTCGCTGACCGCACTGCTGGACGCCGAAGGCGTCGACACCGGCGGCCTGGTTCCGAAGCCCGGGGTCCAGACGTCGTCATCGGTCATACCCGTCCGACCCAATGGAGACCGTCCCGCGTGGCACTGCATCGGGGCGAACGCACAGTTCACGCCCGACGACCTGGGTGCAGACGCGCTGACCGGGCTCGACCACCTGCACCTCGGCGGCCCGGAATTCCTGGGCGGCGCCGTCGCCGCAGAGCTCCTCGGCCGGGCGCGCGACCGCGGGATCACGACGTCGGCCGATCTGCTGTCGGCTGGCGACCCCGGCCTTCTCGAGTGGATCGCCGACGCACTTCCCCACCTCGACTACCTGCTGCCCAACGACGAGCAGACCCGGGGACTGACCGGAACCGACGACCTCACCTACGGCGCACGGGCGCTCCTGGACCGCGGTGTCGGTTGCGTCGCGCTCACCCGCGGTGCCGACGGTGCGCTGGTCGTGACCGGCGACGACGTGGTCGCGGTGCCGGCGTTCGAGGTGGACGTCGTGGACACCACCGGTTGCGGCGACTCGTTCTCCGCCGGGTTCTTGACCGGCCGGCTGCGCGGGCTCGGTCTCGCCGACTCCGCCGAACTCGGTTGCGCGGTGGCCGCGCACGTCGCCCAGGGCATCGGGACCGGGGCGAACTCGTACGATCTCGCCGCGATCGAGTCCTTCCGGCAGTCCCGCGCCGCGGGCTGA
- a CDS encoding ATP-dependent DNA ligase: protein MDLPVMPPVAPMLAKAVTSVPPQPDGSVAWSYEPKWDGFRALVFRDGDEVTIGSRGGKDLARYFPEIVAAVKDELPDKVVLDGEIGVPALIGDTHRLDWDSLAQRIHPAESRVTMLAEKTPAIFIGFDALALESTSVMAEPFEVRREALLRAVGPGGRDRRVHVSRVTSDPAVAEDWFSAFEGAGLDGVVAKRLDGVYVENKREMLKIKHKRTADCVIFGYRIHKSGTGIGSMLLGLYGDDGELRMVGGAGAFSDAKRIELQQMFEPMRLDPEKASPGEPTRWRSEKSGEWIPIRPELVAEFAYDQMENHRFRHTVKFLRWRPDREPESCGYDQLDVPLTYDLHDVLEGE, encoded by the coding sequence ATGGATCTCCCGGTCATGCCGCCTGTTGCGCCGATGCTGGCCAAGGCGGTGACCAGCGTGCCGCCGCAGCCCGACGGTTCGGTGGCGTGGTCGTATGAACCCAAGTGGGATGGTTTTCGCGCGTTGGTCTTCCGCGACGGCGACGAGGTGACGATCGGATCGCGAGGCGGCAAGGACCTGGCCCGGTACTTCCCCGAGATCGTCGCGGCGGTGAAGGACGAACTGCCCGACAAGGTGGTCCTCGACGGTGAGATCGGGGTGCCGGCACTGATCGGCGACACGCATCGGCTCGACTGGGATTCGCTCGCGCAGCGCATCCATCCGGCGGAATCGCGCGTCACCATGCTCGCGGAGAAGACACCGGCGATCTTCATCGGATTCGACGCGCTGGCGCTGGAGTCGACGAGCGTGATGGCCGAACCCTTCGAGGTGCGCCGGGAGGCCCTGCTACGGGCCGTCGGTCCGGGCGGCCGGGACCGACGCGTGCATGTCAGCCGGGTGACGAGCGACCCGGCGGTCGCCGAGGACTGGTTCTCCGCCTTCGAAGGCGCCGGGCTCGACGGCGTCGTCGCCAAGCGACTCGACGGCGTGTACGTCGAGAACAAGCGGGAGATGCTGAAGATCAAACACAAGCGGACCGCGGACTGTGTCATCTTCGGGTATCGAATCCACAAGTCGGGCACGGGGATCGGATCGATGCTGCTCGGACTGTACGGCGACGACGGCGAACTGCGGATGGTCGGCGGGGCGGGTGCCTTCTCCGACGCCAAGCGGATCGAGTTGCAGCAGATGTTCGAGCCGATGCGGCTGGACCCGGAGAAGGCGTCGCCGGGCGAGCCGACGCGGTGGCGTTCGGAGAAATCGGGGGAGTGGATCCCGATCCGTCCGGAGCTGGTCGCGGAGTTCGCCTATGACCAGATGGAGAACCATCGCTTTCGGCACACGGTGAAATTCCTTCGCTGGCGGCCCGATCGAGAACCGGAGAGCTGCGGTTACGACCAGCTCGACGTCCCGCTGACCTACGATCTCCACGACGTCCTCGAAGGAGAATGA
- the gluQRS gene encoding tRNA glutamyl-Q(34) synthetase GluQRS, translated as MSTQRAGRYAPSPSGDLHVGNLRTAVLAWLFARTTGRQFLIRMEDLDRAVEGADSRQLSDLAALGLDWDPPVVHQTDRLEAYRAVLDDLRDAGRTFECFCTRREILDAPSAPHAPQGAYPGTCRDLTAAERDERRATRPPAIRLRADVREYGVDDLLHGPYMGAVDDFVLLRNDGTPAYNLAVVVDDAAQGVDQVVRGDDLLSSAPRQAYLATLLGKTPPTYAHVPMVLNANGIRLSKRDGAVTLADLAAAGVATSTVLSRIAHSLGLGDRDEPVRAEQLAKRFDPAALPAEPWFLTADEWT; from the coding sequence GTGTCGACGCAGCGAGCGGGCCGGTACGCGCCCTCCCCCTCCGGAGACCTCCACGTCGGCAATCTGCGGACCGCCGTGCTCGCCTGGCTCTTCGCGCGGACCACCGGCCGACAATTCCTGATCCGGATGGAGGATCTCGACCGAGCCGTCGAGGGTGCGGATTCCCGGCAGTTGTCCGATCTCGCGGCCCTGGGCCTCGACTGGGACCCGCCCGTCGTCCACCAGACCGACCGGCTCGAGGCATACCGTGCCGTCCTCGACGACCTGCGCGACGCCGGCCGCACCTTCGAGTGTTTCTGCACCCGCCGAGAGATCCTCGACGCGCCGTCCGCACCCCATGCGCCGCAGGGCGCCTACCCGGGCACGTGCCGCGACCTCACCGCCGCCGAGCGCGACGAACGCCGTGCCACCCGGCCACCCGCGATCCGGCTGCGGGCCGACGTCCGGGAGTACGGCGTCGACGACCTGCTGCACGGCCCCTACATGGGCGCGGTCGACGACTTCGTGCTGCTGCGCAACGACGGCACCCCGGCCTACAACCTGGCCGTCGTCGTCGACGATGCCGCGCAGGGCGTCGACCAGGTCGTCCGCGGGGACGATCTGTTGTCGTCGGCGCCCCGGCAGGCCTACCTGGCGACGCTGCTCGGGAAGACCCCGCCGACGTACGCGCACGTCCCGATGGTGCTCAACGCCAACGGAATCCGGCTCAGCAAGCGGGACGGGGCGGTGACCCTGGCCGACCTCGCCGCCGCAGGGGTGGCGACGTCGACCGTGTTGTCCCGCATCGCCCATTCACTGGGGCTCGGCGACCGGGACGAGCCTGTGCGCGCAGAGCAACTGGCGAAGCGGTTCGATCCCGCCGCGCTGCCGGCCGAACCGTGGTTCCTGACGGCCGACGAGTGGACCTAG